The Spiroplasma citri genomic sequence TATGACAAAAAACTTTTATTTTTGAACAAAATTCCTCATTAAACATCCGAAACTCAAAATGATGAATAATTTTGCCAATTTCTTTAGGGATTTGTGTTGTTCTTGCAATTGCTTGATATTATGAAATTCCAGCTTTTCATTATGCATTAGTAAAAGCTGATTATGCTTGTTTAAACCAACCTATTGCCCATATTTTTGACAGTACAATTAATAGCATCGCAATTATTGCTTCAATTTTAATGTTTTTACGGCTAAAAGAACAATGAATTTTATGATTAATTTCAAATATTTTACAATTTGCAATGTTTGTGGGAGTTAATAGCATTGGAACTAATTACCCGATAACAATTAATATTAACATGTTAATTCAAACAAGTTTTTTTACTGCAAATACTATCATTGGTTTTTTAATTTGAAGTGATTATTTAAACAAAATAAAATAAGGATAAGGTTCCTGATTCATTACTATTTTTTTACTTATTAATCATGGAATCCTGTAAATGCAAGCATTAATTTTTTCCTCTTGTTAATTTGATGATAACATAATTTTTAACAAATGCAACTTTTTTTTAAAAAAAATAAAATATTTTATAAAAATAACTTAATTTAAGCATATTTAATCATACTAAAAAAGCATTTATTAAATTTTAATTAATAAATTTCTTTAAATATTCTGTAAAAACATTTCTTTTGCAGCAATATTAAATGCTGAAGCAATGTCAATGGTGTAGAAACCACATACATTTTGTATTTTTGGTTTTTACAGTTTTGGAAAGTAAATTTTTTTAATATTTTTAATTGAGGAGTTGAAATTATGCAAACAAAGCAATATTTTATTTTGCGGTCTCTAGTGAAAAAGTATGGTAAAGATAATGTTATTAATACTGTTAATAAGATTGCAAAAGATATTGAAATTAAAAAGTAAAAGAATAAATTATTCCGCGTAATTTATTAGCGGATAATTTATTCAGTAGTGTTTTTAATGGAGCGAAGCGACAACGAGCGGAGCGAGTTTGCAAATTTCATTTTTTTAGTTTTTAGAAAGGAGATGTATTATGCCAACTTGATTAACGACAATATTTAGTGTTGTTATTGTATTAGCAATTTTTCTTTATTTTGGTTTATTAATTTACCAAAAAATTAAACAAATTCGAGGAAAGAAAAAAGATAAAAAAGAAATTGAAAGAAAGGAGAGTAATAAATAATGTTAGGTATGTATTTAACAACAGCGTTTAATTTTTTAACAGCACCTACACCTAAAACTATGTCTGAGGGTATGACTGGTATTTGAACTGGTTTATCTAGTGCATTATGAAAAGTTAAAGAAGGTATAACAAATATTTTACCTGAGATAATGGTTTTCTTAGGTGAAGCGTGAATTATATTAATTCCATTTGCTATATTTTGTATTATTAAAATCTTAAACTTTTTCCGTGTTATGGTTAAAGGATTTTAATATTTATTATAATCGATCATATATCTTAGTTAAGGCACACTAGCTTTTATGTGAATTAAATAAATAATTTTATTGTTTATTTTTACACTATACACTGTTTACAAATTTATTTTTTAATAAACTTTATTACTATCGTTAATATTGGGATAATAAAAACCCCTATTATACATATAAATTTAACTATATTTTCTATAGTTGATAAATCTATATTGTTTATTATTCATAATATTGAGTCTGTTATGAAAAATATTTTTTTAGTAGGATTTAATAAAAATAAGAATATTTCTATTAAGGGTCATACTAGTAATAGATTTGGGAAATAAATTTTTATAATATTTTTTATAAATATACCTACTTTCTTTTAAAGCTTGTGAACAGTGTATAGTGTAAAAATAAACAATAAAATTATTTATTTAATTCACATAAAAGCTAGTGTGCCTTAACTAAGATATATGATCGATTATAATAAATATTAAAATCCTTTAACCATAACACGGAAAAAGTTTAAGATTTTAATAATACAAAATATAGCAAATGGAATTAATATAATTCACGCTTCACCTAAGAAAACCATTATCTCAGGTAAAATATTTGTTATACCTTCTTTAACTTTTCATAATGCACTAGATAAACCAGTTCAAATACCAGTCATACCCTCAGACATAGTTTTAGGTGTAGGTGCTGTTAAAAAATTAAACGCTGTTGTTAAATACATACCTAACATTATTTATTACTCTCCTTTCTTTCAATTTCTTTTTTATCTTTTTTCTTTCCTCGAATTTGTTTAATTTTTTGGTAAATTAATAAACCAAAATAAAGAAAAATTGCTAATACAATAACAACACTAAATATTGTCGTTAATCAAGTTGGCATAATACATCTCCTTTCTAAAAACTAAAAAAATGAAATTTGCAAACTCGCTCCGCTCGTTGTCGCTTCGCTCCATTAAAAACACTACTGAATAAATTATCCGCTAATAAATTACGCGGAATAATTTATTCTTTTACTTTTTAATTTCAATATCTTTTGCAATCTTATTAACAGTATTAATAACATTATCTTTACCATACTTTTTCACTAGGGACCGCAAAATAAAATATTGCTTTGTTTGCATAATTTCAACTCCTCAATTAAAAATATTAAAAAAATTTACTTTCCAAAACTGTAAAAACCAAAAATACAAAATGTATGTGGTTTCTACAACTCTTATTAATGATAGTATTGTCAAAAGATTTAAACAAATTATCTATATGTTATCAAATTATACATATAGCAAATATGTTTTTAATAAATGTTATAATGATGATGTTAAGTTAATTTCTCCATATTATTTTGAATTAATATCAGTACCTAATAAAATTGATGAAAGTTATTGAGAATTTAAAAAATGTGTAGTTGAATTAAATTCTTTATATTTTAATTTTAGTAGTGGTCCTATCCCGCCAACCCCAGTAAATTATTGAGAAGAAGTTTATGCAGATGATGGGCCGTTTGATACCTCTGATAATAAGTATTATTTTGTAGTATGGCGTAGTAAATTAAATTCTGATTGAAGAATAATTAAATTTAAAAATGACAAAGAAAAAAGCAAAGAAGAAACAGTAGATGTTGATGATAATTACTTTCTTATTTTGCATTGATGAGATGCTCCAAAAGTTCATTATTGAGCTTTAACAGTTAGCGGATTAAGACATCATGCAGAACATATTTGAAGAGAAAATTCAGGAATAAATTATTTTAAAGCAGTTTATCGTTGAAATGTTGTTGGTGAACCAAATACACCAATTATTGACCTCCAAACAGGGCAAATTACCGATTGAAATTTAAAACAACAAAGTATTATTAAAAACAACAAAAACAATAATGTAATTTTTAAAAACAAAGATATTTCAGAAAACCATATTTATCAATTAGAAGCAAATTATTTTAATTGATTATCAATAACAAATGAATTAGAAACAAATAATATTCCTTCTCTTATTGCAGCAGAAATTAAATTATCAGATGGAGAATACGGTAAATATTTAACTAATTTAATTGTTTCTAATGACAAAATAGAAGATTATTTAAACTATTTTTCGCAATGATATAGATTACTTTATTCAAAAGCAGATTGAATAAGTATGACTAAAACATTAGTTGTAGATAATATTAAAATAACTTTTTATAAACATGAAAAATTATTTAATTTAAATCAAATTGAAATATCAGGTATATGAGGTTATGGAAAATATGATATTACAATTTTTACAGAAAAAGAACAAATTAATATTAATAATTTAGAATTATTTAATAGAAACAATGAAAAACTATCATTAATTACATTAGAAATATAAAAAAGTCATTTTAATAAATGACTTTTTATTATTTAACTTTTATATTACCATCAGTATTAATACATAAATTAGGTTCTTGTATATCTAAATTTCAACGATAAACTGATTTAAAATAATTTATTCCTGAATTTTCTCCTCAAATATGTTCTGCATGATGTCTTAATCCGCTAACTGTTAAAGCTCAATAATGAACTTTTGGAGCATCTCATCAATGCAAAATAAGAAAGTAATTATCATCAACATCTACTGTTTCTTCTTTGCTTTTTTCTTTGTCATTTTTAAATTTAATTATTCTTCAATCAGAATTTAATTTACTACGCCATACTACAAAATAATACTTATTATCAGAGGTATCAAACGGTTCTTCTTGGGGTGATATTCATTCTAAATTATCTTTGATTTGTTTATTATCTGTATTTATTTTGTTTTCTTCTTTTAGTTTTGTTAATTTTTCTTCGCTATATTGAGGTGTATTACAAGCAGCTAAACTTGTCGCACTTGTTCCAATTACAGTGATTGTTCCTAAAATACTTAATATCTTTTTCATTATTATAATTCCTTTCGTTAAATCTTTTTATATAATTGTTTTAACATACTTGTATATATACAAAGCGTTATTTAAGTTTTTGAAAGGAAATTATTTAATTTATTATATGCAGAGGGTCAATCTGGCCTCGCGGAGACTTTCTAGAATTTTGTGAAAAATAACTTAAAATTTAAAAAACTTTTGCCGCGCTTTTCAAAGTACTTGGGAAAAATTCTAAGCGTTAAGCGAAGAATTTTATAAAGGTTCCCAAATTTGTTTGAAAGAACTTCAAAACTTTTTTAAATTTTAAGTCATTTTATCACAATAATTTAAGAAAGTAAACCGCTCGGCCAAAAATATATTACCTATATTCCCATTTTAAAGCGATATTGATAAGAACAATAAAGCAAAGCATCGTATGGGTCGTGGTACATTTTACTATCGGGTATATTTGTTTTGGTATCGCTAAATCTTAATTCACTAATACATTTATCTAAAAATGGGAAATTATCTAATATGCCATATATCTTGCCTTGAACAAACATTTTTCGTATTCATGTTACACGATTAATTATTCCCGCTTCTTTATTATTAATGGAGAATAAAAAAATAGGTATAAAAACCTATTTTTTCTTTAAAGTAATATTTGTTACTGCCATAGTATTAATTTCAAAATTTGCTTCAACAGTTTCACCTAAAATTTCATAATTACCACCTTTAACAAATAATTCATATAAAACTCGCATTTTTAATTTAATACCCTCATTGTAAAATACAATTTGTGTTTTAAAATGATAACCTGAATAATCTCGGTTGGGGTGCCATGGATAATTTTTTTCTTCTAAATTATTAAAAATAGTATATCCACTTTCATTAATATTTTTTATTTTAATAATATATCTTTCCGCTAATGATTTATTTACATAATTACCATTAGGGCGATTGCCACTTGGTCTTCCTCATATTCTTATAAATCCATCATTTCCAAACTCAAATTCATCATAATTATCTTTAACTTGTTGTCAATCAGTTGATCCAAATGTTCCAAAATCAAATAATAAAATATCTTGTGAATATGTTCTATTATCAGGTGTAGCGGATCATCCACCTCATGTGCTTTTAGCATTTAGTTTACTATCTGCTTTGTTTAATATTAATTGTACTGGATAGAAATTAATACTTGGTGGTGGATCTGGTAATTTAACAGGTCATTCATGTACGATATCATCATCAATATATTGGTCTAAATAACTAAGTGAATAAAGAGTTAATCAATCTCGGACTGAATTATTATATAAACTTGTAGTTTGTAAACTAACAAAATAACTCATAATTGAATATGGGTCATATATATTAATATCATCAGAAAACATATAAATACGACAGGCAGTTTTACCTAAATTATAAAAACCAACTGCATCAATTATATAACGACCACTACCAACAATATCAGTTAATAAATTTTCACTTTCCATTGTAGGTAATGATACACTTTCTTCATTAATTAAATAAATACTATCTTCTTCATAAAATGATTGTGGTATCATAACACTACTAATTTTATAATATTTTCCATATTCTTTTTTAGTTTTTTTAGATCAACATGATGCTATTATTTTATCTGTTAATGTAAATGTTCAACTTGTATCACTTGCACTAGCACCGATTATATAATTTACCTCATCTTGAGTATTATATCTAAATGCACCTAAGGGAATATTGCCTTGATTTTTTGCTTGTGACCTAGTACTATCTTCAACAATAGGTCAATAACTTTCATCATAAAATGTATAATTTGCTTTACCAATAAATAAAGGAATTCCTGTTTTAATATTTGGATATAAATTATTAGTATTATTATCAATAGTTTTTCAATAAATCGGAATACCTAAACTTATTGCATTTAAAAATTTACCAACAATCGGAATATCTCTTTGAGTTCATGCAATACTTTCTGTTACATCTATTGGTAAACTAATAATATGATTAACCATAACACTAAATAAATTTAACATATCTTTTAATTGCCCACGATTTTTACTTGGATTAATTGTGTTATATCCTATATCAACATTATATTTAAAATAACAATTTGCTCTAACATCAAAATCTTTAATAACTTTATTACCTTTATAATTTAAAGCAACATCTTTAATTGTTAAATTATTTGGGTTAGTTGCTTGGGTTAATTTTCTATCTGTATTTAAGTATCCCTCATAATTCTTTTTAATTTCTTGGTTAGATTGACCTTGTTTTCTTTTTAATCAATTATCATATTGACCATTAATAGCAGGAATTCCATTTGTTAGTAAATAAGTAGTTAATGGTTTAGAAGGTTTTGTTAATGAATCAGCAACTGGCATTTTTAAATTATCAATAAATAATCTTCTTTGAGGATATACTTTTTCATTTCATTTCCCTAAATTTTCAATAGGGCGACCAAAAATAATTGGTGCAGTAAAACCATTATTACCTAATAATGTTAATTGAATACTTTTAATTCCATTATCACCAGTTAATAATTGTTCGTAACTTAGTCATTGAAATAAGACAGAAAAATATTCCTGAAATCATAACAGCAATTAAAGCCCCTTGGTATCCCAAACCATTATTAGCAACATTAAAAGTAAAAATAGCATTTAGTCCCATCCCAGGTTCTAATCCAACTGGCATATTCGCTGATAAACCCATAATTAAAGTGGCAATAAAAGCACCAATTGCTGTTGCAATAAAAATCCCTCCAAAAGCCATATTTTGATTTGAATTAGTTAGATGATTAATATCTGGTGCAGAAGATAGCATATTAGGTCGCACTGACAAAATATATAACATTGCTAAAAATGTTGTTAGACCACCAATAATTTCTTTTTTAAATGTTGTTTTTAGATGACCAAATCTAAAAAAGTTTCAATTTTTTTAAACATATAATTTATTTCTCCGTTTAGCTCTATTGTAAAAATAAAAAACATTAACCTTGTTTAATTAACATAAGTTAATGCAAAAATAAAGCATTAACCTATAGAGTCTTTTTATAAATGGTAAGACGTAGAAACACTAGGCCATATTACTAGTAAAAACAGATGACATTTTCAGAAAAAGCGAAAAAAGCTTTAAAACTAGTATAAGTTTTAAAAGACTTTATAAATTCTGTTGGTAAATAGTCTGTGGCTAATGCTATTAAATCTTGACGATAATTTTCTACTAAATTTGCTCAACAAAATCATCCCAAAATCAAATAAATAATACCCATAATAGATATAATTTGAACTGTAATGTCTATTGCATTAATAGCAGCATTTTCTTTTAAAAACTGTATTAAAATAACTAAAATTGTCGCTATAATAAATAAAAATATTGTAAACATCAAAAATCATGACAAAAATTTTAATCAAAAAAAGCATTTTGATTGTTTTGTTTTTTGATTATAAACATAATAAAAATGAAAAATCATATCATAAATTTTAACAATACTTTGATCTTTATCATCAGCACGGCGAATAATGACAGCATTACTTATTTTTGAAAAATTTTGTGCTTTAACAATATGCCTTTGTTCTCCAATATTAACATCTTGTAAATCATTGTCATCTAACATTTTTCGCAATAACATACGCGGTTTTAATGTTGTTTTTTTCTTTTTAAAAATTAATAAAATAAGTCTAAATACTAATCATCCTACAAGAAGCAATGCAATTACAATAATAAAAATAAAATAAACTAATCCTGTTATTTGTGTTAAATTAAACATTTTTCAATCACGTTCCTCTCCGTTATATCAATCATACCGTATTTTAAAAAAATAAAAAAAACAAAATTTCAAAATATTGTTTTTTTATATCAGTTTATTAAATTTGAATTATGTAAAATGAAATGCAAGAAATCTTTATTAATTAAATAGTATAATAAAAATTACAAAAATCAACCATAAATTTAAAAAAATTAATTATTTTATCAATATTTAAACAAACTAAAAAATAATTTATTAATTTTAATTAATAAATACATATTTTATTATTTTAATGACATATTTTATAATTTAATATACATTTTTAAATATTTATTGTTTATATATTCTGCAAAAACATTTCTTTTGAACTTATTCAATTTAAACACGGTCGGAGTTTATCATTTATAACATTAACTACTCAATCTATTTGTTTTTGACTAACTTTATTAAAATCAGTTCCCTTAGGAAATCAATGTCTTAATTCACTATTCATATATTCAATTAAAGGTTTTTGTTGTGGTGAACCAGCATCACAAAAATATACTTGTGTTTCAGCAAATATTTCCATTTCTCTTCATTTACTAAATTCTTTCCCTCTATCTGTTATTATTCCTTTTATTTTTCCAATTAAATTATTTTTTATAATAATATCTTTAAACTTTTTCTCAACTTCCCTAGCAGTATGATTTTCTAATTTTATTGCAAAATATTTTTTACTTAATTGTTCTACTAAAACTAAAATAGCAGATTTATGGTCTTTACCAACCACTGTATCCATTTCAAGTCATCCAACATTAGAAACTTTATTATCAATATCTCAAATTGACTTAAAATCAGTTAATTTACCACGATTATCAGATTTTCCTTTTCTTTTGTATTTTTTACCATGGTGTCGTAAATTCTGTTTTAAAAAACCATAAAAACCTAAACGAATTCATTTATACAATGTTTTAACACAAACGGGAAATTTAACTTTAAATTTTAAAAAATAACGATAAATAAGTTCTGATGGTGAATCATGATAAACATTAAATCTCAGATGAATAAAATTTAATTGTTCTTCTGTAAACTTAAATCTTTTATTATTCTTTTTTCTTTTCTCATAATACATTTTATCTGACTTATAAGCACTATATTCATCA encodes the following:
- a CDS encoding DUF3688 family protein, which gives rise to MYVVSTTLINDSIVKRFKQIIYMLSNYTYSKYVFNKCYNDDVKLISPYYFELISVPNKIDESYWEFKKCVVELNSLYFNFSSGPIPPTPVNYWEEVYADDGPFDTSDNKYYFVVWRSKLNSDWRIIKFKNDKEKSKEETVDVDDNYFLILHWWDAPKVHYWALTVSGLRHHAEHIWRENSGINYFKAVYRWNVVGEPNTPIIDLQTGQITDWNLKQQSIIKNNKNNNVIFKNKDISENHIYQLEANYFNWLSITNELETNNIPSLIAAEIKLSDGEYGKYLTNLIVSNDKIEDYLNYFSQWYRLLYSKADWISMTKTLVVDNIKITFYKHEKLFNLNQIEISGIWGYGKYDITIFTEKEQININNLELFNRNNEKLSLITLEI
- a CDS encoding lipoprotein, with product MKKILSILGTITVIGTSATSLAACNTPQYSEEKLTKLKEENKINTDNKQIKDNLEWISPQEEPFDTSDNKYYFVVWRSKLNSDWRIIKFKNDKEKSKEETVDVDDNYFLILHWWDAPKVHYWALTVSGLRHHAEHIWGENSGINYFKSVYRWNLDIQEPNLCINTDGNIKVK
- a CDS encoding solute carrier family 23 protein; the protein is MLYILSVRPNMLSSAPDINHLTNSNQNMAFGGIFIATAIGAFIATLIMGLSANMPVGLEPGMGLNAIFTFNVANNGLGYQGALIAVMISGIFFCLISMTKLRTIINWW
- a CDS encoding IS30 family transposase, giving the protein MYSHLSFIDKVKLEQLLSKIFLKKNGEQNISAIAKYLNRHRSTILREIKRFKTIDEYSAYKSDKMYYEKRKKNNKRFKFTEEQLNFIHLRFNVYHDSPSELIYRYFLKFKVKFPVCVKTLYKWIRLGFYGFLKQNLRHHGKKYKRKGKSDNRGKLTDFKSIWDIDNKVSNVGWLEMDTVVGKDHKSAILVLVEQLSKKYFAIKLENHTAREVEKKFKDIIIKNNLIGKIKGIITDRGKEFSKWREMEIFAETQVYFCDAGSPQQKPLIEYMNSELRHWFPKGTDFNKVSQKQIDWVVNVINDKLRPCLNWISSKEMFLQNI